The region CTCCTGAGGGCCAGAGGATGGCAGCTTCTGACAGAACTTCACTCTGCTCCCTCCAGGGTGACATGACTTTGTGGTAGACTTCAGAAGTCAGGTCCCAGGATGACAGAACCCGAGACCCTGGCCCTGCTGGAAGTGAAGGGGCCTGAGACCCTGGAGAAGAGCCCACCCCAGGCCTTGGTCCCCAATGGCCGGAAGCTGGAAGGGGAAGACGGGGTTGAGTCCCTTGGAGCTGAGTCCTCTAGAGTGGGGTCTGCAGCTGAGTCtcccacagccagagaggggacCGAGGATGGTCTAGACAGCACAGTAAGTGAGGCTGCCACTTTGCCTTGGGGAACTGGCCCCCAGCCCAGTGCCCCGTTCCCAGATCCCCCGGGCTGGAGGAACATTGAGCCTGAGCCCCCCGAGTCAGAGCCACCCACCAAACTAGAGGAGTTGCCTGAAGATGAAGCCAGCCTGCTGCCCGAGAAGGCAGCCCGGGCCTTCGTGCCCATCGACCTACAGTGCATTGAGCGGCGGCCCCAGGAGGACCTCGTTGTGTGCTGTGAGGCCAGCGAGGGTGAGCACCGCCGGACCTTCCTGCCCCCCCGGGCCACCCACCCTGAGCCCCCGGAGTGCAAGTGGGCCGAAGCAGTGGTGAAGCCGCCTGGCCACTCCTGTGGGGGCTGTGGGGGCTGTGGAGGCCGAGAGGTGCTGAGGGCCGTGGCCTCGGTGACAGCTGCCCTCATCCTCTTCCCCTGCCTGCTCTACGGGGCATACGCCTTCCTGCCCTTCGATGCCCCACGCCTGCCGACCATGAGTTCCCGCCTTATCTACACCTTGCGCTGTGGGGTCTTTGCTACCTTCCCCATTGTACTGGGTAAGCCTGGGCCCTGCGGGTAGGGAGGGGGCGTCTGGGAGTtgggctggagggcagggcctgCCTGACTTGGAGAGCAGGAAAGTTTCCATCACTAGACCTGGACCCTCAGGGCCTCCCACACCCTGTCACCCTGTGTGCCCACCTCCACTCAGGACCACCTCAGCCCCATCCAGGGTGCAGAGCCCTATGCCCGTGCTACAAACTCTGCCACCTGCTTCCTCACCTGATCCTGTGTGTTGTCCAACCCCATCCAGGGATCCTGGTGTACGGGCTGAGCCTGCTGTGCTTTTCTGCCCTTCGGCCCTTTGGGGAGCCGCGGCGGGAGGTGGAGATCCACCGGCGATATGTGGCCCAGTCGGTCCAGC is a window of Ovis aries strain OAR_USU_Benz2616 breed Rambouillet chromosome 1, ARS-UI_Ramb_v3.0, whole genome shotgun sequence DNA encoding:
- the TMEM79 gene encoding transmembrane protein 79 codes for the protein MTEPETLALLEVKGPETLEKSPPQALVPNGRKLEGEDGVESLGAESSRVGSAAESPTAREGTEDGLDSTVSEAATLPWGTGPQPSAPFPDPPGWRNIEPEPPESEPPTKLEELPEDEASLLPEKAARAFVPIDLQCIERRPQEDLVVCCEASEGEHRRTFLPPRATHPEPPECKWAEAVVKPPGHSCGGCGGCGGREVLRAVASVTAALILFPCLLYGAYAFLPFDAPRLPTMSSRLIYTLRCGVFATFPIVLGILVYGLSLLCFSALRPFGEPRREVEIHRRYVAQSVQLFILYFFNLAVLSTYLPQDTLKLLPLLTGLFAISRLIYWLTFAVGRSFRGFGYGLTFLPLLSMLMWNFYYMFVVEPERMLTASESRLDYPDHARSASDYRPRSRG